A region of Paraburkholderia largidicola DNA encodes the following proteins:
- a CDS encoding cytochrome b, translating into MATTEKEVETTGLTGWIDRRFPMTATWKAHVSEYYAPKNFNFWYFFGSLALLVLVNQIVTGIFLTMNYKPDSLLAFASVEYIMREVPWGWLIRYMHSTGASMFFVVVYLHMFRGLLYGSYRKPRELVWIFGCAIFLCLMAEAFFGYLLPWGQMSYWGAQVIVNLFSAIPFIGPDLSLWIRGDYVVSDVTLNRFFAFHVIAIPLVLLGLVVAHIVALHEVGSNNPDGIEIKAKKDANGIPLDGIPFHPYYSVHDFMGVCVFLMIFAAIIFFAPEMGGYFLESNNFVPANPLQTPPEIAPVWYFTAFYAMLRATTDPFKIVLMIVIGLLGLFALIRARGKWKLGLPVLAILVILAMAFTESKFWGVVVMGSAVVSLFFLPWLDRSPVKSIRYRPFFHKVFYGIFVLAFLTLAFLGTKPPSPAATLIAQICALIYFAFFLGMPFWTPLGKFKQPPERVRFKPH; encoded by the coding sequence ATGGCGACAACCGAAAAGGAAGTAGAAACAACGGGACTCACGGGCTGGATCGATCGCCGCTTTCCGATGACGGCGACCTGGAAAGCGCACGTCTCCGAGTACTACGCGCCGAAGAACTTCAACTTCTGGTACTTCTTCGGCTCGCTGGCGCTGCTGGTGCTGGTCAATCAGATCGTCACGGGCATCTTCCTGACGATGAACTACAAGCCCGATTCGCTGCTCGCGTTCGCATCGGTCGAATACATCATGCGCGAGGTGCCGTGGGGCTGGCTGATCCGCTATATGCACTCCACGGGCGCGTCGATGTTCTTCGTCGTCGTGTATCTGCATATGTTCCGGGGGCTGCTGTACGGGTCGTATCGCAAGCCGCGCGAACTGGTGTGGATCTTCGGCTGCGCGATTTTCCTGTGCCTGATGGCCGAGGCGTTCTTCGGCTACCTGCTGCCGTGGGGCCAGATGTCGTACTGGGGCGCGCAGGTGATCGTGAACCTGTTCTCGGCGATTCCGTTCATCGGTCCGGACCTGTCGCTGTGGATCCGCGGCGACTACGTCGTGTCCGACGTCACGCTGAACCGCTTTTTCGCGTTTCACGTGATCGCGATTCCGCTGGTGCTGCTCGGGCTGGTGGTCGCGCACATCGTCGCGCTGCACGAGGTGGGGTCGAACAACCCGGACGGCATCGAGATCAAGGCGAAGAAAGACGCGAACGGCATCCCCCTGGATGGCATTCCGTTCCACCCGTACTACTCGGTGCACGACTTCATGGGCGTGTGCGTCTTCCTGATGATTTTCGCCGCGATCATCTTTTTCGCGCCGGAAATGGGCGGCTACTTCCTCGAGTCGAACAATTTCGTCCCGGCCAACCCGCTGCAGACGCCGCCTGAAATCGCGCCGGTCTGGTACTTCACGGCGTTCTACGCGATGCTGCGTGCCACGACGGACCCGTTCAAGATCGTGCTGATGATCGTGATCGGTCTGCTCGGGCTGTTCGCGCTGATCCGCGCGCGCGGCAAGTGGAAGCTCGGCCTGCCCGTGCTCGCCATTCTGGTGATCCTCGCGATGGCGTTCACGGAGTCCAAGTTCTGGGGCGTGGTGGTGATGGGCAGCGCGGTGGTGTCGCTGTTCTTCCTGCCGTGGCTCGACCGGTCGCCCGTCAAGTCGATCCGCTACCGGCCGTTCTTCCACAAGGTGTTTTACGGGATCTTCGTGCTGGCCTTCCTGACGCTGGCGTTCCTCGGAACCAAGCCGCCGTCTCCAGCCGCGACGCTGATTGCGCAGATCTGCGCGCTGATCTATTTCGCGTTTTTCCTCGGCATGCCGTTCTGGACGCCGCTTGGCAAGTTCAAGCAGCCCCCCGAACGAGTGCGGTTCAAACCCCACTAA